A window of the Fusarium poae strain DAOMC 252244 chromosome 3, whole genome shotgun sequence genome harbors these coding sequences:
- a CDS encoding hypothetical protein (TransMembrane:7 (o23-45i73-94o114-133i145-165o177-203i215-238o244-265i)): MTRVDHHPHPKIQTLENNPISPLLPHGSLILACSIICVALIANCLERWILPRIYKRIYPALEFHGDERRRRSFAYFHVGAFVLISLLISTGYPMMDFLVGNAVLTEPLVKGGKITVGDHLLVATQVYCAYYLFEMCFRTKFASYISIAHHTGLLVISQMALSLFANTKKNHEATLEFYMCMVWGTFDVVVEIPIFISMILWRIKRDNPTFLSRMAFGCCIWAVVAAFTETIVTIYLLHNSWTQWGIAWKIITPVVFSLWITTQLYGSTRLYSMGRAEYRKIKGKSESQENLPV, translated from the exons ATGACCAGAGTAGACCACCATCCCCATCCCAAGATTCAAACCTTGGAGAACAACCCCATCtcccctcttcttcctcacggCTCTCTCATCCTCGCTTGCAGCATCATATGTGTAGCCCTTATCGCCAATTGTCTCGAAAGATGGATTCTGCCACGTATATACAAGAGAATCTACCCAGCCCTCGAATTCCACGGCGACGAGAGACGGCGCCGCTCATTCGCTTATTTCCACGTCGGCGCATTTGTACTCATCTCCCTCTTAATATCTACCGGATATCCTATGATGGACTTTCTGGTTGGCAACGCCGTTCTCACTGAGCCTTTGGTGAAAGGTGGTAAGATCACGGTTGGTGATCACCTGCTGGTCGCGACGCAAGTTTACTGCGCGTATTATCTCTTTGAGATGTGCTTTCGTACCAAGTTTGCGAGCTATATCAGCATTGCGCATCATACTGGGCTACTCGTTATTTCGCAGATGGCGTTGAGCCTTTTTGCGAATACAAAAAAGAATCACGAAGCGACACTAGAGTTTTATATGTGTATGGTCTGGG GTACTTTCGACGTGGTGGTAGAGATACCCATCTTCATATCCATGATCCTTTGGCGCATAAAGCGGGACAATCCTACCTTCTTGTCCCGTATGGCATTTGGATGCTGCATTTGGGCGGTCGTGGCGGCCTTTACAGAGACCATTGTCACGATATATCTCCTTCACAACTCTTGGACGCAGTGGGGTATTGCATGGAAGATCATCACACCAGTTGTGTTCTCGCTTTGGATCACCACGCAATTATACGGCTCGACGCGACTTTACTCCATGGGTCGCGCGGAATATCGTAAAATTAAGGGCAAGTCGGAGAGTCAGGAGAATCTGCCAGTTTAA